The Gossypium hirsutum isolate 1008001.06 chromosome A13, Gossypium_hirsutum_v2.1, whole genome shotgun sequence nucleotide sequence ttttcttaatgGTTTAAacgtatttaaaaaaattaattgagttCCTATACAAAATTTGATCCAATTCGATCTAATTGAGCTCACGTcgtcaacaaaaataaaatcaataaaacccTTCTGTTAACTATTTCTATATTTGATCATATTGACTGTTAAAATCAATTGACGAACCAATCAAATACTGACACATAGTCACTTTGATTATATCTTATATTTGTctcataaaaaaatcataaaaatatttaaaaatatatataacaacattacaaatttatataaacttataaaaattcataaaaacttataaaaaaattctaataaattataaaaagataaaaataaaacatatttgaaatttgaaatttgaaatttctataaaattataaaaatttataataaaattcatacaaatttataaatattataataaattataaaatatcaataattataaaccttataaaattcaaaacaagttataataaattataaaatattaaaaatatataatgatcataaaaattcatttattgattccacattttaaaaattagacCCCTAAAATCAAAATGAACATGTGACATTATACTAACCGTTGAATAAATACTAGCATATGCTAATATTTGCAACTGTTGgatattaaaatttttgttttatagaaAACAATACTTAATATCATACAACACTTAGTAAacaaatttcaatttttcaatatccAAACTACGGTGTTGTACCTAAAAAATtggagataaaaattttaaaataaaaataatatttatcaataaaaatgAGAGGATCTTGTAATTATCGTCTTATTTGTGAATGATTGAGAACgttttattcaacatgaaaatATCCCAAACAATTCGCTATTCCCATTATCCAATGGTTGGTGTAATGTCATGTATTTATTacgattttatgatttaaatgactttttttaaaaattttataatttatttgaatttttttatattttttataagttattatgaatttttataagtTATTATAAAGttgtaaacattttaaatatgttttattaattttataacttactagaatttaataaaagttttataatatgtataagttttttaagaattttataaaaaaatttgtaagttgtataattcaataattttataaaaattttaatatttttaataatttgattgaGACGAAAAATATTGacagaattttaattattttttttagtaacAGCAAGGCTAAATTGGTGTGAATTTCATGCAATGACACAATTGACTTTTTTGTATCTATGCATTATATTTTTGTCAAACAAAGTTTTAATAATTGTTAAACAAGAAAAAACTAActattaattgaaataataaatactaGTTATTTGGAATTAGAATTTGAGGCTTATTAATTTAAGGAAAATAACGCAACTAATGTATGTTTagttcatattatattttttttttgtaaaaattactattattattgcaATATAACCTGACagcctaaaatttttttatttttttatttttgtcaagGACAGCCTAAAAGATTCTAAAAATAAAGAAGCCACCTTGTTTATTTTTAGAGTAAATGATGTGTTAAAACAAATAGATCCACTAATTCAGAATATACTCATCGCAACATGATACCAATacaaaatttgaatataatattaaGCCTTCTAAAACCATAAATAAACCGATCACATAATGAGCAGGAACACAGGCAGTACCAAGTTTTACCTCATAAAAGCAAGAAAAACAAACATGTATTTGCGTATACAACTTGCAGGACATCACCCCTTCCTGCTAATGTGATGTAAAGAAGGCCTATTTGTCAGCAAAGATGACTGATCCCATCCACTCTCCTCCCTTAAAACTGCTTCCTATCCACCGTATGCACCATTTTCCAGGGAACTCGAGTTAATCTCATCTGTGTCCCCAGTGAGTGGACTTCCCGTCAGAAAATGTTCCCAAAATGTGTCGTTAATTGCTGGAAGTTTCGGGCTTCCATCAAGCATGATCTCCATATCTTGACCTGCACAAGACTCGTCAGCTTCTACGGGCATTGTAGCATTCGATACGACTGACATTGGATCAAGATATTCAGCATTCCTGCTCTCAGGCCCAACAGTATTATCAGGTACAAATCCTAGCATTTGAGGAACGCTACGGAAAATTGCATCTTTCTGTGATTTATGCACACTTGTCTCAGTTGTTAATTGAGCAGCAGCAGTTGACAGACTAGAGTCGGGAACCCCTGATTCTGCTTGCAGATATGACCGCCAAGAAGCTGGTGAGACTTCTGGAAGAGTCACTTCCGAAATCTCACTGGAGGAGCTACTGCTGTGTAATGCACTGGAAGGAGGAGCGCCATGTTCCCGCCTCGGTGATGTGTTCACCTCCATCATCTGGTGCTCATTGTGTAAAGGCTGGAACTTTACAGTCTGCCCATTTGGAGATACGGCACCATTTTCACCAGTTAAATTTTCTTCATCCTGCCTATGGAGTCTCCTCTTCTTGTTTGCTCCAGTCAGTTGCCTATTGCTTTCATTTTGCTGCTGTAAAAGCTGGTTTAAGAAACCTGGAGTTTGCATGACCTTAGCAAGAAAAGACATCATTTGCTGCTGTCTCTGCTCCATCATCTGTACACTCTGGCCATAAGCTTGCAACTGGTTGTCCGTGGCTTGCTGCTGCTGCCTCAACCTAACAAGTTCCTGCATGAGAACATTCTTGTCTCTCTTAAGCCCTTCAACCTCCTCTTGAAGCCCAAACTTCCCTACA carries:
- the LOC121212514 gene encoding heat stress transcription factor A-1b isoform X2, whose amino-acid sequence is METLHGSVPSACADTAANGNTVTPFLSKTYDVVDDPSTDSVVSWSSDNNSFVVWKVPEFARDLLPMYFKHNNFSSFVRQLNTYGFKKVDPDRWEFANVGFLRGKFGLQEEVEGLKRDKNVLMQELVRLRQQQQATDNQLQAYGQSVQMMEQRQQQMMSFLAKVMQTPGFLNQLLQQQNESNRQLTGANKKRRLHRQDEENLTGENGAVSPNGQTVKFQPLHNEHQMMEVNTSPRREHGAPPSSALHSSSSSSEISEVTLPEVSPASWRSYLQAESGVPDSSLSTAAAQLTTETSVHKSQKDAIFRSVPQMLGFVPDNTVGPESRNAEYLDPMSVVSNATMPVEADESCAGQDMEIMLDGSPKLPAINDTFWEHFLTGSPLTGDTDEINSSSLENGAYGG
- the LOC121212514 gene encoding heat stress transcription factor A-1b isoform X1 — its product is METLHGSVPSACADTAANGNTVTPFLSKTYDVVDDPSTDSVVSWSSDNNSFVVWKVPEFARDLLPMYFKHNNFSSFVRQLNTYGFKKVDPDRWEFANVGFLRGQKHALKAISRRKPANVHCNQQQNSSIGACVDVGKFGLQEEVEGLKRDKNVLMQELVRLRQQQQATDNQLQAYGQSVQMMEQRQQQMMSFLAKVMQTPGFLNQLLQQQNESNRQLTGANKKRRLHRQDEENLTGENGAVSPNGQTVKFQPLHNEHQMMEVNTSPRREHGAPPSSALHSSSSSSEISEVTLPEVSPASWRSYLQAESGVPDSSLSTAAAQLTTETSVHKSQKDAIFRSVPQMLGFVPDNTVGPESRNAEYLDPMSVVSNATMPVEADESCAGQDMEIMLDGSPKLPAINDTFWEHFLTGSPLTGDTDEINSSSLENGAYGG